In Pseudomonas nunensis, a single window of DNA contains:
- a CDS encoding YqaA family protein — MSGALIGLFLAAFGAATLLPLQSEAVLVGLLLSHRDWLWSLLAVATLGNVLGSLVNWWLGRGIERFRDRRWFPVKPRHLETARKHYQRYGHWSLLLSWVPVIGDPLTLVAGVMREPLWRFLLIVSLAKGARYAVLALATLGWMS; from the coding sequence GGGGCCGCGACGTTATTGCCGTTGCAGTCCGAGGCGGTGCTGGTCGGGTTGTTGCTCAGTCATCGTGATTGGCTCTGGTCGCTGCTGGCGGTTGCGACGCTGGGCAATGTGCTTGGCTCGCTGGTGAACTGGTGGCTGGGTCGCGGCATCGAACGGTTTCGTGACCGGCGCTGGTTTCCAGTCAAGCCACGGCATCTGGAAACAGCGCGAAAACATTATCAGCGCTATGGTCACTGGTCATTGCTGCTCAGTTGGGTGCCGGTGATCGGTGATCCGCTGACCCTGGTCGCTGGCGTGATGCGCGAACCGCTGTGGCGATTTCTGTTGATCGTCAGCCTGGCCAAAGGCGCGCGTTATGCGGTGTTGGCTCTCGCAACCCTCGGCTGGATGAGTTAA
- a CDS encoding alpha/beta fold hydrolase: protein MSSPRWLPGLLLTAALPMLAHAEGPEYGPELQGFEYPYTVKHFAFQSQGKSLQMGYMDVAAHGKANGRSVVLMHGKNFCGATWDSSIKALSEAGYRVIAPDQIGFCTSSKPDNYQYSFQQLATNTQQLLKALGIQKATLLGHSTGGMLATRYALQYPEQVEQLALVNPIGLEDWKALGVPYRTVDQWYQRELKVSADGIREYERSTYYAGHWKPEFDRWVDMLAGLSKGPGKTQVAWNSALIYDMIFTQPVYYEFKDLKVPTLLLIGTSDTTAIGKDIAPPAVKAKIGHYEVLGKQVAQLIPQSTLIEFPGLGHAPQMEEPAKFHQALLGWLTQYNPVRG from the coding sequence ATGTCCTCTCCCCGCTGGCTGCCCGGCCTGCTGTTGACCGCCGCCCTGCCGATGTTGGCTCACGCCGAAGGTCCGGAGTACGGCCCGGAGCTTCAGGGCTTCGAGTACCCCTACACGGTCAAGCACTTCGCCTTCCAGTCCCAGGGCAAATCCCTGCAAATGGGTTACATGGACGTCGCCGCCCATGGCAAGGCCAACGGGCGCAGCGTGGTGCTGATGCATGGCAAGAATTTCTGCGGCGCCACCTGGGACAGTTCGATCAAGGCCCTGAGCGAGGCCGGTTACCGGGTGATCGCGCCGGACCAGATCGGCTTCTGCACCTCCAGCAAACCGGACAACTATCAATACAGCTTCCAGCAACTGGCGACCAACACCCAGCAGTTGCTCAAGGCGCTGGGCATCCAGAAAGCCACGTTGCTCGGGCACTCCACCGGCGGCATGCTCGCCACCCGTTATGCGTTGCAGTACCCGGAGCAAGTCGAGCAACTGGCGCTGGTCAATCCCATCGGCCTGGAAGACTGGAAAGCCCTCGGAGTGCCCTATCGCACCGTTGATCAATGGTATCAACGCGAGCTGAAAGTCAGCGCCGACGGCATCCGCGAATACGAACGCAGCACCTATTACGCCGGGCACTGGAAGCCTGAGTTCGACCGTTGGGTCGACATGCTCGCGGGGCTCAGCAAAGGCCCCGGCAAGACTCAGGTGGCATGGAACTCGGCGCTGATCTACGACATGATCTTCACCCAACCGGTGTACTACGAGTTCAAGGACTTGAAGGTGCCGACGCTGTTGCTGATCGGCACCTCCGACACCACCGCCATCGGCAAGGACATCGCGCCACCGGCGGTGAAGGCGAAGATTGGTCACTATGAAGTGCTCGGCAAGCAGGTTGCCCAGCTCATACCACAATCGACGCTGATCGAATTTCCTGGCCTGGGCCATGCCCCCCAGATGGAAGAACCGGCAAAATTCCACCAGGCCTTGCTTGGCTGGCTGACTCAATACAACCCTGTTCGCGGATGA
- a CDS encoding D-2-hydroxyacid dehydrogenase family protein, translating into MAVQIAVIDDWQDVASGVVDWSVLESIGQVSFLHDYPADNDTLAERLGGFEVICVMRERTRFDADLLRRLPKLKLLVTGGMRNAALDFKAAAALGIQVSGTDSYKHAAPELTWALIMAATRNLVAEANALRAGQWQQSLGGDLHGKTLAILGLGSIGQRVAQFGQVFGMRVIAWSENLTAERAAAVGVSYVSKQELFEQADVLSVHLVLSERSRGIVDAQALDWMKPTALLVNTARGPIVDEAALIKALQKNRLAGAALDVFDEEPLPELHPFRTLDNVLATPHVGYVSRQNYQQFFSQMIEDIQAWAAGAPVRLLT; encoded by the coding sequence ATGGCAGTGCAGATTGCGGTGATCGATGACTGGCAGGACGTGGCCAGCGGCGTGGTGGACTGGTCGGTGCTGGAAAGCATTGGCCAAGTGAGTTTTCTGCATGACTACCCGGCGGACAACGACACGCTGGCCGAGCGTCTGGGCGGGTTCGAAGTGATTTGCGTGATGCGCGAACGCACACGGTTCGACGCAGACCTGCTGCGCCGTTTGCCGAAACTCAAACTGCTGGTCACCGGCGGCATGCGCAACGCAGCCCTGGACTTTAAAGCCGCCGCCGCGCTGGGCATCCAGGTCAGCGGCACCGACAGCTACAAACACGCCGCCCCGGAGCTGACCTGGGCGCTGATCATGGCCGCCACCCGCAATCTGGTGGCCGAAGCCAATGCGTTGCGCGCCGGTCAATGGCAACAAAGCCTGGGCGGTGACTTGCATGGCAAGACCCTGGCGATCCTCGGCCTGGGCAGCATCGGCCAGCGTGTCGCGCAGTTTGGTCAGGTGTTCGGCATGCGGGTAATCGCCTGGAGCGAAAACCTCACTGCCGAACGCGCCGCTGCAGTGGGCGTTAGCTATGTCAGCAAGCAGGAACTGTTCGAACAGGCCGACGTGCTGTCGGTGCATCTGGTGCTCAGCGAGCGCAGTCGCGGGATCGTCGACGCCCAGGCGCTGGACTGGATGAAACCCACTGCCCTGTTGGTCAACACGGCTCGTGGGCCGATTGTCGATGAAGCGGCGCTGATCAAGGCATTGCAGAAGAATCGCCTGGCGGGCGCGGCGCTGGATGTGTTCGACGAGGAGCCGTTGCCCGAGCTGCATCCGTTCCGCACGCTGGACAATGTGCTGGCCACGCCGCATGTCGGGTATGTCAGCCGACAGAATTATCAGCAGTTCTTTTCGCAGATGATCGAAGACATCCAGGCTTGGGCGGCGGGAGCGCCGGTTCGGTTGCTCACCTGA
- the glgA gene encoding glycogen synthase GlgA, with the protein MISAALDIQGERAHQQVGESSAVNAPSSKTVSVPGTKTLAPVASQNPNRKKVLFVTSEIADLVKTGGLGDVSAALPRAMAHLHDVRVLIPGYPQVLHSENPIHIIGELGGHAALPPCKIGRMDMPDGLVIYVLICPELYEREGSPYGANNGRDWPDNHIRFARLGLAAADIAANLAQIHWCPDLVHAHDWPAGLAPAYMHWRGQRTPTLFTIHNLAYQGVTSLGSCPELGIPMHALQQEGMEFYGKMSFLKAGMAYSSHITTVSATYAQEITTPDFGCGLDGFLAAKTQQGLLSGIPNGIDESWDAATDPHLFCPFTIGDWDGKAVNAAHVRELFGLEDSEGPLFAVVSRLVYQKGLDLTEAVADYIVEHGGQIAIIGRGEPEEEQAMRELALRFPGQVGVRIGFNETDARRMFAGSDFLLMPSRYEPCGLSQMYAQRFGSLPVARNTGGLADTIENGVTGFLFDESTVESYREALSRAFKVFAFPDLLNAMRCRAMAAPFNWCKAVEPYAELYEKLVGKALGKSGHK; encoded by the coding sequence ATGATCAGTGCGGCTTTAGATATTCAGGGAGAACGTGCTCATCAGCAGGTCGGCGAATCGAGCGCCGTGAATGCCCCGAGCAGCAAGACAGTCAGCGTCCCCGGCACCAAGACGCTGGCACCGGTCGCCAGTCAGAACCCCAACCGCAAAAAAGTCCTGTTTGTGACATCGGAAATCGCCGACCTGGTGAAGACCGGCGGTCTGGGCGACGTTTCTGCAGCGCTGCCGCGAGCCATGGCTCATCTGCACGATGTTCGTGTGCTGATCCCCGGTTATCCGCAAGTGCTGCACAGCGAAAATCCGATCCACATCATTGGCGAGCTCGGCGGTCATGCCGCATTGCCGCCCTGCAAGATCGGGCGCATGGACATGCCGGATGGCCTGGTCATTTACGTGTTGATCTGCCCCGAACTCTACGAGCGCGAAGGTTCGCCCTACGGCGCCAACAACGGTCGCGACTGGCCGGACAACCATATTCGTTTCGCCCGCCTGGGCCTGGCCGCTGCCGATATCGCCGCCAACCTCGCACAAATCCACTGGTGCCCGGACCTGGTGCACGCCCATGACTGGCCAGCGGGCCTGGCCCCTGCCTACATGCACTGGCGTGGGCAGCGCACCCCGACTCTATTCACCATCCATAACCTTGCCTATCAAGGCGTGACCAGTCTCGGCTCTTGCCCGGAGCTGGGCATTCCAATGCACGCGCTGCAACAGGAAGGCATGGAGTTCTACGGCAAGATGTCGTTCCTCAAGGCCGGCATGGCTTATTCGAGCCACATCACCACGGTCAGCGCCACGTACGCCCAGGAAATCACCACCCCGGACTTCGGCTGCGGCCTCGACGGCTTCCTCGCCGCCAAGACCCAGCAAGGCCTGCTCAGCGGGATTCCCAACGGCATCGACGAGAGCTGGGACGCGGCCACCGACCCGCACCTGTTCTGCCCGTTCACCATTGGTGACTGGGACGGTAAAGCGGTCAACGCCGCCCACGTCCGTGAACTGTTCGGCCTCGAAGATTCCGAAGGCCCGCTGTTTGCCGTGGTCTCGCGACTGGTCTATCAGAAAGGCCTGGACCTCACCGAAGCCGTGGCGGACTACATCGTCGAGCACGGCGGCCAGATTGCAATCATCGGCCGTGGCGAGCCGGAAGAAGAACAAGCCATGCGTGAACTGGCCCTGCGTTTCCCAGGCCAGGTCGGCGTGCGTATCGGCTTCAACGAAACCGACGCCCGTCGCATGTTCGCCGGCAGTGATTTCCTGCTGATGCCTTCGCGTTACGAACCTTGCGGCCTGAGCCAGATGTACGCCCAGCGCTTCGGCTCGTTGCCGGTGGCACGCAATACCGGCGGCCTGGCCGACACCATTGAAAACGGTGTGACCGGTTTCCTGTTCGACGAATCCACCGTCGAAAGCTACCGCGAAGCCCTGAGCCGCGCGTTCAAGGTCTTCGCTTTCCCCGATCTGCTTAACGCAATGCGCTGCCGCGCGATGGCCGCACCGTTCAACTGGTGCAAGGCCGTCGAACCCTACGCCGAACTCTACGAAAAACTGGTGGGCAAAGCCTTGGGCAAATCGGGCCACAAATAA
- the treZ gene encoding malto-oligosyltrehalose trehalohydrolase: protein MPLRTLETWPHGAIMLDAEHTRFALWAPDALNVSLELDDGQSIPLLPQADGWFVIKTRCPAGTRYRYNIDAELQVPDPASRAQAGDLDRHSVVVDPLAYHWQNNAWQGRPWNEAVIYELHVGALGGFSEVEQHLARLVELGITAIELMPLAQFPGERNWGYDGVLPYAPQASYGSPEQLKHLIDTAHGHGLAVILDVVYNHFGPDGNYLHHYAKGFFREDKHTPWGAAIDFRRREVREFFIENALMWLLEYRFDGLRLDAVHAIEDPDFLQELAQRVREQTAPGRHIWLNVENEHNQASLLEQGFDAQWNDDAHNALHVLLTGETDAYYADYAENPTEQLARCLSEGFVFQGHINRHGEARGEPSGHLPPSAFVLFLQNHDQIGNRAFGERLHQLAPTDALKAATALLLLSPMIPLMFMGDEFAAEQPFLFFTSHHGELAELVREGRRNEFKAFSAFKDPHKREKIPDPNAPKTFEASQPKPAGEPAQQAIHELYRQLLKLRHEHIIPHLTGARALGAEVLADGAVSARWRLGNGNLLRIDLNLSDAPVVHPPQADASLLFEHPPASGLLNQSSLAPFCVLVSLTAANPLLPDGERL, encoded by the coding sequence ATGCCGTTACGGACCCTTGAGACCTGGCCCCACGGCGCAATCATGCTGGACGCTGAACACACGCGTTTTGCCTTGTGGGCGCCAGATGCGTTAAACGTCAGTCTCGAACTGGATGATGGACAATCAATACCGCTACTGCCCCAGGCCGACGGCTGGTTTGTGATCAAGACCCGCTGCCCGGCCGGCACGCGATACCGCTACAACATCGACGCCGAACTGCAAGTGCCGGACCCGGCCTCCCGCGCCCAGGCCGGGGACCTCGACCGCCACAGCGTGGTGGTCGATCCTCTCGCCTACCACTGGCAAAACAACGCCTGGCAAGGGCGGCCGTGGAATGAAGCGGTGATCTACGAATTGCACGTCGGTGCCCTCGGCGGTTTCAGCGAAGTCGAGCAGCACCTGGCGCGCCTGGTCGAACTGGGCATCACCGCCATCGAACTGATGCCGCTGGCGCAATTTCCCGGCGAGCGCAATTGGGGCTACGACGGGGTCCTGCCCTACGCGCCCCAAGCCTCCTACGGTTCTCCCGAACAACTCAAGCATCTGATCGACACCGCCCACGGCCATGGCTTGGCGGTGATTCTCGACGTGGTCTACAACCACTTCGGCCCCGACGGCAATTACCTGCATCACTACGCCAAAGGCTTCTTTCGCGAAGACAAACATACGCCGTGGGGCGCGGCCATCGACTTCCGCCGCCGCGAGGTGCGGGAGTTTTTTATTGAAAACGCCTTGATGTGGTTGCTGGAATACCGTTTCGACGGTCTGCGCCTGGACGCGGTGCACGCCATCGAAGACCCGGACTTCCTCCAGGAATTGGCGCAGCGAGTGCGCGAGCAGACTGCGCCGGGCCGCCACATCTGGCTGAATGTGGAAAACGAACACAACCAGGCCAGCCTGCTGGAACAAGGTTTCGATGCGCAGTGGAACGACGACGCCCATAACGCCCTGCACGTGCTGCTGACCGGTGAAACCGACGCCTACTACGCCGACTACGCCGAGAACCCCACCGAACAACTGGCGCGCTGCCTGAGCGAAGGTTTCGTGTTCCAGGGCCACATCAATCGTCACGGTGAGGCGCGGGGCGAACCCAGCGGCCACTTGCCGCCAAGTGCTTTCGTGCTGTTTCTGCAGAACCACGACCAGATCGGCAATCGCGCCTTTGGCGAGCGCCTGCATCAACTGGCGCCGACCGACGCGCTGAAAGCGGCGACTGCGCTGCTGCTGTTGTCGCCGATGATCCCGCTGATGTTCATGGGTGACGAGTTTGCCGCCGAACAACCGTTCCTGTTCTTCACCAGCCACCACGGTGAACTGGCGGAACTGGTGCGCGAAGGTCGGCGTAACGAGTTCAAGGCCTTTAGCGCGTTCAAGGATCCGCACAAACGCGAAAAGATCCCCGACCCGAACGCGCCAAAAACCTTCGAAGCGTCGCAGCCAAAACCTGCCGGCGAGCCGGCGCAGCAAGCGATTCACGAGCTGTATCGGCAACTGCTGAAACTGCGTCATGAGCACATCATCCCGCACCTGACCGGCGCCCGCGCGCTGGGGGCCGAGGTGCTGGCCGACGGCGCGGTGAGCGCTCGCTGGCGGCTCGGCAACGGCAACCTGCTGCGCATTGACCTGAACCTCAGCGACGCGCCTGTGGTCCACCCTCCACAGGCCGATGCTTCGCTGTTGTTCGAACACCCTCCCGCGTCCGGCCTGTTGAACCAGAGCAGCCTCGCCCCTTTTTGCGTGCTCGTCAGCCTCACGGCTGCAAACCCTTTGCTACCTGATGGAGAGCGCCTATGA
- the malQ gene encoding 4-alpha-glucanotransferase: protein MSDAQLEILASRAGLAVDWIDANGRPQKVAPAVLRAVLIGLGHPAGTTQEIDASLLQLQQVQQTRHLPPLITADVGKGLDLARYFEPQTPCEVHLEDGSRLNLKLDANAILPGLIPVGYQHVSIDGQSFTLAVAPERCYSVGDAVDSPIPRTWGLSVQLYSLRRPGDGGFGDTQALEDLARVAGERGAEALAISPMHAMFSSDTHRYSPYSPSSRLFLNSLYAAPGAILGERALRDAIDATGLAEQLQELEALPLINWPVAAEAKHRLLQALYEGFVQGEHPLHEDFSSFRHAGGEALENHCRFEAIQEARAARGEDLDWRHWPEQWQDPRSAALADFAEENAGRIGFFAFCQWLIDRCLARAQSAALGAGMSIGLVADLAVGADGGGSQAWSRQDELLASLTVGAPPDILNRSGQGWGISAFSPEGLVRNGFRAFIEMLRANFAHAGGLRIDHVMGLQRLWVIPNDAPPADGAYLYYPVDDMLRLLALESHRHQAIVLGEDLGTVADGLREKLIARSILGMRVLLFEQDNSHFKSTLEWPDNALATTSTHDLPTLNGWWHGHDIDWNARLGLVDANGEIEWRHHREREREGLRRVLSEDPQNFREESHETDQVLDAAIRFLGHTRAPLVLLPMEDALGIEQQANLPGTIDTHPNWSRRLPGDSEALLDDPDAARRLELLACARLQAAERDQ from the coding sequence ATGAGCGATGCGCAACTGGAAATACTGGCCAGCCGTGCTGGCCTGGCAGTCGATTGGATCGACGCCAACGGACGCCCACAGAAAGTCGCCCCGGCCGTGCTGCGCGCAGTCCTGATCGGCCTTGGCCATCCGGCCGGCACGACTCAGGAAATCGACGCCAGCCTGCTGCAATTGCAGCAAGTGCAACAAACCCGCCACCTGCCGCCGCTGATCACCGCGGACGTGGGCAAGGGCCTCGACCTGGCCCGTTATTTCGAGCCGCAAACCCCGTGCGAAGTGCACCTCGAAGACGGCTCGCGCCTGAACCTGAAACTGGATGCCAATGCGATCCTGCCGGGCTTGATCCCGGTCGGCTATCAACACGTCAGCATCGACGGCCAGTCCTTCACGCTGGCCGTGGCCCCCGAGCGCTGCTACAGCGTTGGCGATGCGGTCGACAGTCCGATCCCGCGCACCTGGGGTTTGAGCGTGCAGCTGTATTCGCTGCGACGCCCCGGTGACGGTGGCTTTGGCGATACTCAGGCCCTCGAAGACCTGGCCCGCGTGGCCGGTGAACGCGGCGCCGAAGCGCTGGCGATCAGTCCGATGCACGCGATGTTCAGCAGCGACACCCATCGCTACAGCCCGTATTCGCCGTCCAGCCGCTTGTTCCTCAACAGCCTCTACGCCGCGCCGGGTGCGATTCTTGGCGAACGCGCCTTGCGCGATGCGATTGATGCCACCGGGCTGGCCGAACAACTGCAAGAACTTGAAGCCCTGCCGCTGATCAATTGGCCGGTGGCCGCCGAAGCCAAACATCGGCTGTTGCAGGCGCTCTACGAAGGCTTTGTCCAGGGCGAACATCCCTTGCATGAAGACTTCAGCAGCTTCCGGCATGCCGGCGGTGAAGCGCTGGAAAACCATTGTCGTTTCGAAGCCATCCAGGAAGCCCGCGCCGCTCGCGGTGAAGACCTGGACTGGCGTCACTGGCCGGAACAATGGCAAGACCCGCGCAGCGCCGCCCTCGCCGACTTCGCCGAAGAAAACGCCGGACGCATCGGCTTCTTTGCCTTCTGCCAATGGCTGATCGACCGTTGCCTGGCCCGCGCGCAAAGCGCAGCGCTCGGTGCAGGCATGAGCATCGGCTTGGTAGCCGATCTCGCAGTCGGCGCCGATGGCGGTGGCAGCCAGGCCTGGAGTCGCCAGGACGAATTGCTCGCGTCCCTGACCGTCGGTGCGCCACCGGACATCCTTAACCGTTCCGGTCAGGGCTGGGGCATTTCGGCGTTTTCCCCGGAAGGTCTGGTGCGCAACGGCTTCCGCGCATTCATCGAAATGCTGCGGGCCAACTTCGCCCATGCCGGCGGCCTGCGCATCGACCATGTGATGGGCCTGCAACGCTTGTGGGTGATCCCCAACGATGCACCGCCAGCCGATGGCGCGTACCTGTATTACCCGGTGGACGACATGCTGCGTTTGCTGGCCCTCGAATCCCATCGACATCAAGCGATTGTGCTCGGTGAAGACCTCGGCACCGTGGCCGACGGCCTGCGGGAAAAATTGATCGCTCGTTCGATCCTCGGCATGCGTGTGTTGCTGTTTGAACAAGACAACAGCCACTTTAAGTCGACGCTCGAATGGCCGGACAACGCGCTGGCGACCACCAGCACCCATGACTTGCCTACGCTCAACGGCTGGTGGCATGGCCACGATATCGACTGGAATGCCCGGCTCGGGTTGGTCGACGCGAACGGCGAGATCGAGTGGCGCCATCACCGTGAACGCGAGCGCGAAGGCCTGCGTCGGGTGTTGAGCGAGGACCCGCAGAACTTCCGCGAAGAGTCCCATGAAACCGATCAGGTACTCGACGCAGCGATCCGCTTCCTCGGCCATACCCGCGCGCCGCTGGTGTTGCTGCCGATGGAAGATGCCCTGGGCATCGAACAGCAAGCCAACCTGCCCGGCACCATCGACACGCACCCTAACTGGTCACGGCGTTTGCCCGGTGACAGTGAAGCGTTGCTGGATGACCCGGACGCGGCCCGACGCCTTGAACTGCTCGCCTGTGCGCGACTCCAGGCGGCCGAGCGTGACCAATGA
- a CDS encoding malto-oligosyltrehalose synthase, whose amino-acid sequence MNQALIQPLRATLRLQFHKGFTLDDAVPLVPYFASLGISHVYASPLLSARAGSMHGYDVVDPTTVNPELGGEAALRRLVDALRQQKMGLILDIVSNHMAVGGGDNPWWLDLLEWGRLSPYGEFFDIQWHSPDPLMEGQLLLPFLGSDYGVALQDGTLPLRFDAEHGAFYVEHYDHHFPICPTGYGDLLKPDDQLNAEQTEQLKFLADRFAALSYQTDAHSLAIPLQEELRELASDPAMLHAIQQHISTYDSLTTEGFQNLHNLLERQSYRLASWRTAADDINWRRFFDVNELGGLRVERPAVFEETHAKIFELISEGLVDGLRIDHIDGLADPRGYCRKLRRRVDSLSPQRHLPIYVEKILGEGETLHRDWSVDGTTGYEFMNQLSLLQHDPAGAETLGELWSRHSERPAEFIQEAQLARQQILNGSLAGDFESVAQALLQVARDDVMTRDLTLGAIRRALQELIVHFPVYRTYISPRGRSAEDDVFFQQAMDGARQTLGEADWPVLDCIAGWLGGEPWRKRPVGRQRKILKHACVRFQQLTSPAAAKAVEDTAFYRSAVLLSRNDVGFSTEQFSAPVSDFHDACLQRLEAFPNNLLATATHDHKRGEDTRARLAVLSERSGWYAEQVEHWRNLARELRTDDSSPSAGDELILYQAILGSWPLELRSDDQPALEDYAKRLWQWQQKALREAKLQSSWSAPNDAYEQATEAFLNRLLLSPEGQPLRSALGEAAQAIAAPGALNGLAQTLLRMTVPGVPDLYQGNDFWDFTLVDPDNRRPVDYAARQQALQAPLDLSGLLANWRDGRIKQRLVAHTLNRRAEYAELFRQGTYTALEVLGSEAHRVLAFMRSLEGQRAIVIVPIRCAGLLENSAAPQVDALRWGDTRVKLPFTTPNENLKGLFSNAAVTKNMELEISAALGDFPVNLFIQTIDT is encoded by the coding sequence ATGAACCAGGCCTTGATCCAACCGCTGCGGGCGACCCTGCGGCTGCAATTTCATAAAGGTTTTACCCTCGACGATGCGGTGCCGCTGGTGCCGTACTTCGCCAGCCTGGGTATCAGCCATGTCTACGCGTCGCCGCTGCTCAGCGCCCGCGCCGGTTCGATGCACGGCTACGACGTGGTCGACCCGACCACGGTCAACCCGGAACTCGGCGGCGAAGCGGCACTGCGCCGTCTGGTCGATGCGTTGCGCCAGCAGAAGATGGGGCTGATCCTCGACATCGTCTCCAACCACATGGCGGTCGGCGGTGGCGATAACCCTTGGTGGCTGGACTTGCTGGAATGGGGACGCCTGAGTCCTTACGGCGAGTTTTTCGACATCCAGTGGCATTCCCCCGACCCGCTGATGGAAGGCCAGTTGCTGCTGCCGTTTCTGGGCAGCGACTACGGCGTGGCGTTGCAGGACGGCACCCTGCCCCTGCGCTTCGATGCCGAACACGGCGCGTTTTATGTCGAGCACTACGATCATCACTTTCCGATCTGCCCGACCGGCTACGGTGATTTGCTCAAGCCTGACGATCAACTGAATGCCGAACAAACCGAGCAACTGAAGTTTCTCGCCGATCGTTTTGCAGCCCTGAGCTACCAGACCGATGCCCATAGCCTGGCGATTCCCCTGCAAGAGGAATTGCGCGAGTTGGCCAGCGACCCGGCCATGCTGCACGCCATCCAACAGCACATCAGCACTTATGACTCGCTGACAACAGAAGGCTTCCAAAACCTGCACAACCTGCTGGAGCGCCAGAGTTATCGGCTGGCCAGTTGGCGCACGGCGGCGGACGACATCAACTGGCGGCGCTTCTTCGATGTGAATGAACTCGGCGGCCTGCGGGTTGAACGCCCGGCAGTCTTCGAGGAAACCCACGCGAAGATCTTCGAACTGATTTCCGAAGGCCTGGTGGACGGCTTGCGCATCGACCATATCGACGGCCTCGCCGACCCACGCGGTTATTGCCGCAAACTGCGGCGTCGGGTCGATAGCCTGTCACCGCAGCGGCACCTGCCGATCTACGTCGAGAAGATCCTCGGCGAAGGTGAAACCCTGCACCGTGACTGGTCGGTGGATGGCACCACCGGTTATGAATTCATGAATCAATTGTCGTTGCTGCAACACGATCCCGCCGGCGCCGAAACCCTCGGTGAACTGTGGAGTCGCCATAGCGAACGGCCCGCCGAATTCATCCAGGAAGCGCAACTGGCGCGCCAGCAGATCCTCAACGGTTCGCTGGCCGGGGATTTCGAAAGCGTCGCCCAGGCCCTGCTGCAAGTGGCCCGGGATGACGTGATGACCCGCGACCTGACCCTCGGCGCGATCCGCCGGGCATTGCAGGAACTGATCGTGCACTTCCCGGTGTACCGCACCTACATCAGCCCGCGTGGTCGCTCGGCCGAAGACGATGTGTTTTTCCAGCAAGCCATGGACGGTGCACGGCAGACCTTGGGCGAGGCCGACTGGCCGGTGCTCGATTGCATCGCTGGCTGGCTCGGTGGCGAACCCTGGCGTAAACGCCCGGTGGGCCGCCAGCGCAAGATCCTCAAACATGCTTGCGTGCGCTTCCAGCAATTGACGTCACCGGCGGCGGCCAAGGCCGTCGAAGACACCGCGTTCTATCGTTCGGCGGTGTTGCTGTCGCGCAATGACGTGGGCTTCAGCACCGAACAGTTCAGCGCGCCGGTCAGCGATTTCCACGACGCTTGCCTGCAACGCCTGGAAGCGTTTCCCAACAACCTGCTGGCCACCGCGACCCACGATCACAAGCGTGGCGAAGACACCCGGGCGCGTCTCGCGGTGTTGAGCGAGCGCAGCGGCTGGTACGCCGAACAGGTCGAACACTGGCGAAACCTGGCGCGCGAACTGCGCACCGACGACAGCTCGCCCTCGGCCGGCGATGAGTTGATCCTCTATCAAGCGATCCTCGGCAGTTGGCCGCTGGAACTGCGTAGCGATGATCAACCGGCGCTGGAGGATTACGCCAAACGCCTGTGGCAGTGGCAGCAAAAAGCCCTGCGCGAAGCCAAGTTGCAAAGCAGCTGGAGCGCGCCGAACGACGCTTACGAACAGGCCACCGAAGCCTTTCTCAATCGCTTGCTGCTGAGCCCCGAAGGTCAGCCGTTGCGTTCGGCCCTGGGTGAAGCGGCACAGGCGATTGCTGCGCCCGGCGCGCTGAATGGTTTGGCGCAAACCTTGCTGCGCATGACTGTGCCGGGGGTGCCGGATCTGTATCAGGGCAACGACTTCTGGGACTTTACCCTGGTCGATCCGGACAACCGCCGGCCGGTGGATTACGCCGCTCGACAACAGGCTTTGCAGGCCCCACTCGACCTGTCCGGGCTGTTGGCGAACTGGCGTGACGGGCGCATCAAACAACGGCTGGTCGCCCATACGTTGAACCGTCGGGCCGAGTACGCCGAGCTGTTTCGCCAAGGGACCTATACGGCCCTTGAAGTGCTCGGCAGCGAGGCTCATCGCGTGTTGGCGTTCATGCGTTCGCTGGAAGGCCAACGCGCCATCGTGATCGTGCCGATACGCTGTGCCGGGTTGCTGGAAAACAGTGCCGCGCCTCAGGTGGACGCGCTGCGATGGGGCGATACGCGGGTCAAATTACCGTTCACCACCCCGAACGAAAACCTGAAGGGACTTTTTTCAAACGCCGCAGTCACAAAAAACATGGAGCTGGAAATCAGCGCCGCGCTGGGGGACTTCCCGGTCAATCTCTTTATCCAAACTATCGACACTTGA